Proteins encoded by one window of Lathyrus oleraceus cultivar Zhongwan6 chromosome 1, CAAS_Psat_ZW6_1.0, whole genome shotgun sequence:
- the LOC127138450 gene encoding sucrose nonfermenting 4-like protein isoform X1, with protein sequence MDPVRGVGSVVGTVMIPMRFVWPYGGRSVFLSGSFTRWSELLPMSPVEGCPTVFQVIYRLPPGYHQYKFFVDGEWRHDEHQPYVHGQYGIVNTVLLATDPNYIPVINLDIAPGSNMDVDNENFRRVQVQVTEATLSEVLPRISDTDVQISRQRISAFLSMHTAYELLPESGKVVALDVDLPVKQAFHILHEQGIYMAPLWDMCKGQFVGVLSALDFVLILRELGNRGSNLTEEELETHTISAWKEGKSYLNRQNNGQGTAFSRHLVNAGPYDNLKDIAMKILQKEVSTVPIIHSSLEDGSFPQLLHLASLSGILKCICRYFRHCSSSLPILQLPICAIPVGTWVPKIGESNRRPLAVLRPSSSLASALNLLVQAQASSIPIVDDNDSLLDIYCRSDIMALAKDRAYTHINLDEMTVQQALQLGQDVCNPYEPRSQRCQMCLRSDSLHKVIERLANPGVRRIVIVEAGSKRLEGIVSLSDIFKFFLT encoded by the exons ATGGATCCTGTAAGAGGTGTGGGTAGTGTTGTGGGGACTGTGATGATTCCCATGCGGTTTGTGTGGCCATATGGTGGAAGGAGTGTTTTTCTCAGTGGTTCTTTCACAAG ATGGTCTGAACTTTTGCCAATGTCTCCGGTGGAAGGTTGCCCGACAGTGTTTCAAGTTATTTATAGATTGCCCCCTGGTTACCATCAG TACAAGTTTTTTGTTGATGGGGAATGGCGGCATGATGAGCATCAACCATATGTACACGGACAATATGGGATAGTCAACACTGTCTTATTGGCAACTGATCCTAACTACATACCTGTTATAAATTTAGACATTGCTCCCGGAAGTAACATGGATGTGGATAATGAGAATTTTCGCCGTGTG CAGGTTCAGGTAACAGAAGCTACATTGAGTGAGGTGCTTCCAAGAATATCAGATACTGATGTACAGATCTCTCGTCAGCGTATTTCTGCATTTCTGTCTATGCACACAGCTTACGAATTACTTCCCGAGTCAGGCAAG GTTGTTGCGTTGGATGTTGATTTACCAGTGAAACAAGCATTCCATATACTGCATGAGCAG GGAATATACATGGCTCCTCTGTGGGACATGTGCAAGGGGCAGTTTGTTGGTGTTCTTAGTGCTTTGGATTTCGTCTTAATTTTAAGGGAG TTAGGGAATCGTGGGTCTAATCTGACAGAAGAGGAACTCGAAACACATACCATATCGGCTTGGAAAGAAGGCAAGTCATATCTAAACAGACAGAACAATGGACAGGGAACTGCATTTTCTAGACATCTTGTTAAC GCAGGGCCATATGATAATCTGAAAGACATTGCCATGAAGATCTTGCAAAAGGAGGTTTCAACAGTTCCTATTATCCATTCATCTCTTGAAGATGGTTCTTTTCCACAGTTACTACATCTTGCTTCACTGTCAGGAATACTCAAAT GCATTTGTAGGTATTTTAGGCATTGCTCTAGTTCATTGCCTATACTACAACTTCCAATATGTGCAATACCTGTGGGCACATGGGTGCCCAAAATCGGAGAATCAAACCGGCGGCCTCTAGCAGTGTTGAGACCAAGCTCTTCTCTTGCTTCAGCCCTGAATTTATTAGTTCAAG cacaagcaagttcaatACCAATTGTTGATGATAATGACTCATTGCTGGATATATATTGTCGGAG TGATATAATGGCTTTGGCAAAGGACAGGGCATATACACATATCAATCTTGATGAAATGACTGTTCAACAG GCTTTACAGTTGGGCCAGGATGTGTGTAATCCCTACGAGCCTAGAAGTCAAAGATGTCAAATGTGTTTGCGTTCTGATTCACTCCATAAAGTGATTGAGCGTTTGGCAAATCCAG GTGTGAGGAGGATTGTTATTGTGGAAGCTGGCAGCAAGCGCTTAGAAGGCATCGTCTCATTGAGCGACATATTCAAGTTCTTTCTCACTTAA
- the LOC127138450 gene encoding sucrose nonfermenting 4-like protein isoform X2 yields MDPVRGVGSVVGTVMIPMRFVWPYGGRSVFLSGSFTRWSELLPMSPVEGCPTVFQVIYRLPPGYHQYKFFVDGEWRHDEHQPYVHGQYGIVNTVLLATDPNYIPVINLDIAPGSNMDVDNENFRRVVQVTEATLSEVLPRISDTDVQISRQRISAFLSMHTAYELLPESGKVVALDVDLPVKQAFHILHEQGIYMAPLWDMCKGQFVGVLSALDFVLILRELGNRGSNLTEEELETHTISAWKEGKSYLNRQNNGQGTAFSRHLVNAGPYDNLKDIAMKILQKEVSTVPIIHSSLEDGSFPQLLHLASLSGILKCICRYFRHCSSSLPILQLPICAIPVGTWVPKIGESNRRPLAVLRPSSSLASALNLLVQAQASSIPIVDDNDSLLDIYCRSDIMALAKDRAYTHINLDEMTVQQALQLGQDVCNPYEPRSQRCQMCLRSDSLHKVIERLANPGVRRIVIVEAGSKRLEGIVSLSDIFKFFLT; encoded by the exons ATGGATCCTGTAAGAGGTGTGGGTAGTGTTGTGGGGACTGTGATGATTCCCATGCGGTTTGTGTGGCCATATGGTGGAAGGAGTGTTTTTCTCAGTGGTTCTTTCACAAG ATGGTCTGAACTTTTGCCAATGTCTCCGGTGGAAGGTTGCCCGACAGTGTTTCAAGTTATTTATAGATTGCCCCCTGGTTACCATCAG TACAAGTTTTTTGTTGATGGGGAATGGCGGCATGATGAGCATCAACCATATGTACACGGACAATATGGGATAGTCAACACTGTCTTATTGGCAACTGATCCTAACTACATACCTGTTATAAATTTAGACATTGCTCCCGGAAGTAACATGGATGTGGATAATGAGAATTTTCGCCGTGTG GTTCAGGTAACAGAAGCTACATTGAGTGAGGTGCTTCCAAGAATATCAGATACTGATGTACAGATCTCTCGTCAGCGTATTTCTGCATTTCTGTCTATGCACACAGCTTACGAATTACTTCCCGAGTCAGGCAAG GTTGTTGCGTTGGATGTTGATTTACCAGTGAAACAAGCATTCCATATACTGCATGAGCAG GGAATATACATGGCTCCTCTGTGGGACATGTGCAAGGGGCAGTTTGTTGGTGTTCTTAGTGCTTTGGATTTCGTCTTAATTTTAAGGGAG TTAGGGAATCGTGGGTCTAATCTGACAGAAGAGGAACTCGAAACACATACCATATCGGCTTGGAAAGAAGGCAAGTCATATCTAAACAGACAGAACAATGGACAGGGAACTGCATTTTCTAGACATCTTGTTAAC GCAGGGCCATATGATAATCTGAAAGACATTGCCATGAAGATCTTGCAAAAGGAGGTTTCAACAGTTCCTATTATCCATTCATCTCTTGAAGATGGTTCTTTTCCACAGTTACTACATCTTGCTTCACTGTCAGGAATACTCAAAT GCATTTGTAGGTATTTTAGGCATTGCTCTAGTTCATTGCCTATACTACAACTTCCAATATGTGCAATACCTGTGGGCACATGGGTGCCCAAAATCGGAGAATCAAACCGGCGGCCTCTAGCAGTGTTGAGACCAAGCTCTTCTCTTGCTTCAGCCCTGAATTTATTAGTTCAAG cacaagcaagttcaatACCAATTGTTGATGATAATGACTCATTGCTGGATATATATTGTCGGAG TGATATAATGGCTTTGGCAAAGGACAGGGCATATACACATATCAATCTTGATGAAATGACTGTTCAACAG GCTTTACAGTTGGGCCAGGATGTGTGTAATCCCTACGAGCCTAGAAGTCAAAGATGTCAAATGTGTTTGCGTTCTGATTCACTCCATAAAGTGATTGAGCGTTTGGCAAATCCAG GTGTGAGGAGGATTGTTATTGTGGAAGCTGGCAGCAAGCGCTTAGAAGGCATCGTCTCATTGAGCGACATATTCAAGTTCTTTCTCACTTAA